The Paenibacillus dendritiformis region AGATCGGAAGGCAGTATCCTCATTAAAACCGCCAAAGACGGCAAGGTGTATGAAGCGATCTCCGCTTCATCGAACCGGATCAGCGGAGATGGCACAAGGTCGATTACGATTGATCCGGTGCTGGATCTGAAGCCCGATACGGAATATATCGTGGAAATTACGGCAGGTGCCTTGCGCAATGGCAGCAAACAGGCCTATCCCGGGCTGCAGGGGGACAACGCCTGGCGGTTCGCGACGGGCAAGCAGGATGTCACGGCGCCGGTTCTCCTGTCGGCTTCGATGCAGAATGCCGATACGATCCGGCTGACCTACAACGAGGCGCTTGACCCCGCATCGATACCGCCGGCATCCCGCTTCTCCGTCACGGTCAACGGAGATTCGCGGAGCATTGCGAATGTGGCGGTAGCGGGAAGCGCCGTCGACGTGAAGCTGAAGAATGGCATCGCCTACGGTCAAGTCGTGCGTATCAGCTATACGCCGGGCAAGGACCGGAATATTCAGGACGCTGCCGGCAATGCCGCAGCCGCGCTTGACCGGACGCCGGTCAGCGATACCACGGATGCCACGCTGCCGAAGCTGCAGCAGGTGACGGCCAAGGGGACGCAGATCGTCTTCGAATTCAACAAAGACCTTGATGCGGTATCGTCCAAGGCCGCAGATCAGTTCACCGTCTGGGTGGACGGCAAGACAAGAGCCATTACCCGCATCTCCCAGGATGGGCGCAAGGTGACGCTCTCGCTGCTTCACCTCATTACGAACGGCCAGGTCGTGAAGATGCGCTATGCGCCTGACCGGTACCCGCTGCAGGACCGGGCCGGCAATCCAGTGCCTGCGATAAGCGAGCAGTATGTGCGCAATCTGAATGATACGAAGCCGCCGGTGCTGGAGGCGGCCGAAGTGAACGGCAGTGTGCTGCGGCTGGTGTATAACGAAGGTCTGAAGGCGGATCAGGTGCCGCATCGGAGCCATTATTCGGTGCTGGTGAACCGGACGGCACGCTATGTCCAGGCCGTTCAGATCCGCGGGAATGTCGTGGAGCTGGCGCTCGATTCCAGCGTCTCCGACCATGACGAGGTGACCGTGTCCTATGCGCCGGCCGATCCCCGTCTGACGGATTTGTCCGGCAATGCGGCTGCCGCCTTCACGCTGGCGAAGGTCGCGAACAAGACGGACAATGAGGCGCCGGTGCTGCGTAGCGCTTCGGTCAAGGGCGCCTCAGTGACGCTGACCTTCTCGGAGAAGCTGCGGGAATCGCCGGCCCCGGCGCCATCCCAGTTCTCCGTTCAGGCGGACGGTGCCGGCGTGCGGGTGAAGAGCGCCTCCGTCAAGGACGACAAGGTGACGCTGGCGCTCGACGAGAGCGTGAACCCGTACAGCACCGTGACCGTCTCCTATGCGCCGGGCACGAATCCGCTGCGGGATCTGACCGGCAATGCGGTCTCATCGTTCGCCAACGCAGCGGCCGCGAACGAGACGGACGGTTCGGTGCGTCCCGGCGACATCCAGCCTGCTTCGCATGACTGGTTCCTGGACAGCGGATGGTTTGTGCTGTCCAGCTCGGCGGCGGATACGGCCTCCGATCGCTCGCGTTATGGCCAGTCCGTCAAGCGGTATACGCTGCCGGCAAGCAAGTTGAAGTCCTCATTCGAATATGTCATCAAAAACGGCACACGCAACTATCTGGCGTTCGATGTGCCGGTCTCCGAACGCGCGGCGATGGTGGCCGTTCCGCTGTCAGCACTGAAGGAAGTGTACAATAAAGCGAGCGATGCCGTCTTCTCGATCCGGTACGGCGACATCCTGTACTCGGTGCCGCTTCGCGAGCTCGACTTCGGCCGGCTGGAGCGCGACTGGGGCGGCAGCGCGGCCTATCTGCTCCTGCAGGCTGAGAAGCCGACAGGGGCGGACGCGAATGCGCTGACGAGCTATCTTCAGGCGACAGGAGCGAACATCCGCGTGCAGCCGGTCGACTTCTACGCTTCCACCTACGCCGGTTCGGCCAGCCCGCGGGCGCTTGAAGCGCAGCTGGAGTACAAGGTGCGCACGACCGGCTATGTCGATAGCGGGAACGCTTCGGCTGTCCGCTACGATGCCGCTCTGGCGAAGGCGGGCTTCGTGCCGACGGTGATGAAGCAGGAAGCCGGATTAACGGTGTTCAGCTTCCGGTTCAAAGGCAATCAAGCGGTCGCCATGATGGACCGCAGCAAGGACTTCCAAGATATTCGAAGCCATTGGGCGCGGGAAGCGATCCGCGAGCTGGCTTCCAAGTATATTATTGAAGGCGTCAGCTCCACCGCCTTCGCGCCGAACGCGAACATTACACGCGCGCAGTTCGCGACGCTGCTCGCCCGCTCGCTCGGGCTGCAGGGCGATCCAAGCGCCGCCGCCGGGTACCGCGACGTGAGCACGTCCGGCAAGCTGGCGCCTTATATCGGCGCCGCGACGAAGGCCGGCATTATCGGTGGCTTCGAGGATCGGACCTTCCGGCCGAACGAGTCGATCAACCGCGAGCAGATGGCCGTCATGCTGGTGCGCGCCATGGATTACACCGGCTATGCCGTCACCGCCGACCCGGGGGCCTTGAACAAGTTCAAGGATCGCAACAAGATCGGGCGCTATGCCGTGACCGGGGTCGGCAAGGCGGTGACGAGCGGCATCGTGCAGGGCATGACGTCGACCACCTTCGATCCGAAGGGAACGGCGACTCGGGCGCAAGCGGCCGCGATGCTGAAGCGGATGCTGCAGCAGATTAACTATTTGGGATAGTTGGGTGAGGCCCATTGCGCATGGCATATGGCGTTCATGGGCGGCCGGAAGGCCCCCTGCCGAGGAGAGAAGGCCTCGGCGGGGGCTCTTTTTGTAAGGGGGAGCGATGGCGGGAGTGAATGAATCAGCTCCGGGCACATTCGGGCACAGATGTGAAGCATCGCTCCCGAAGTCGCGCTGGTGATTTCCAGTCTCAAATGCACATCGTGGCACACCCGATTGAAAAAAAGCTGCACGGGTCAGGCTGTTGAGAAAGTCCAAGGGATTTTTTGGCACTTCATTTTTTATGTGGTGGATCTCGTCTTTCCGTAGAAAAAATCGATTTAAAACGCTATGCGTGCTTAGTTTTGGGCAGGAAAATGGACAATCTCCACCCCTTCGTAAAAAACAGGGGTTTTCCAACGACCTGACAACTGCACCATTTCCCTAGACACGTCTATCCGGTAGGCGAAATCCGCAAAACTACACGATTTCTCCAGACACTTCTATTCGGTAAGCGAAATCTGCAAACCTGCACGATTTCTACGCTTATTCGGTAAGCGAAATCCTCCGCAAATACAGCAATTCGATATGGACGACTTTACCAGAAAGGGAATCCTGCAAAACTGCAGGAATTTCACCGGTTTTGCTTCGACATGAAGCAAGAGGGCCAAAAATGATGTAGATTTGCAGCAATTCCTCGGGATGTGGACTCATTGAGCCGAAATTCCTGTAAAATAGCAGCAATTCCCTCCACATGTTCAAGCCTCGAGAGGCAACGATGCCTCCTGAAGGCCACGAGGCGATGATACCTCCTGGAGGCGATGATGCCCCCAGGATCCGACCCGGTCTCTTGGATCCCGTAAAATCAGGCCGTTGAGAAGTCTGTGGGAATTTTGTCCACTTCATTTTTTATGTGGTGGATCTCGTCTCTCACTAGAAAAAATCAATTGAAAACGCTTTGAAAGCCAAGTTTTGATTAGGAAAATGCACAATCTCCACCCCTTCGCAAAAAACAGGGGTTTTCCAACAGCCTGATCCTATCAGGATTTTTCTTTTCGGGGAGGGGAAGCGGGGAAAAGCTGTAATTGTGCAGGTCTTTTCGGCGCTGCATGCAAGTCCCCATAGCCGAATCTGGCAGGGCGAATGACACTCGCCCGGGACGGCGCCAGCCATCACTTCAGAAGCGGAATCGGACGCGGCTTAAGACTGGCTTTGGACGGGATGGCAACGGTGTCATTGACAAGCGCCGCCGGTTTATTTATACTATGTTATCGGATAAATAGGCACAAATAGGCATAAAGCGAAGACAAAACCCATAGTAGGCTGCAGCCCTTGATCCAGAGAGAAGATTCCGGCATCGATACCGCGAGCCGGGTGGAAGAATCTTCATCGAGAAGAACAGCTGAACGCTAGTTTTGGAGCGTGAATGAACTTCACCGGGTCGGACCCGTTATCAACGATAAGGCGATCGCCCGCTGGACGGCCGCCGGACTGCACTGCGGCATGACTGAACGATGAGCCGCCCGTCCGGAGACGGTCTCTTGCCGGGGGATAACCAGGGTGGTACCGCGATGGATTCAATCGTCCCTGATTTATCAGGGGCGATTTATTTGTATAAGGGGTAGTTACCCCGAACTCAAGAATAATTTTGTGACAAATGGAGGCGTCAGTACGCATGAAAGCCAGTGAGATTCGCGCAAAATGGTTGGAATTTTTCGAGGGTAAAGGCCATCATATCGAGCCGAGCGCTTCGCTCGTCCCGCATAACGATCCATCGTTGTTATGGATCAATGCCGGCATGGCGCCGTTGAAGCCCTATTTCGACGGGCGCGTGAAGCCGGATAACCCGCGGATTGCCAATTCGCAGAAATGCATCCGCACGAATGATATCGAGAATGTCGGCAAGACCCGCCGTCACCATACGTTTTTCGAGATGCTCGGCAACTTCTCCATCGGCGATTATTTCAAAGAAGAAGCGATTACCTGGGCATGGGAGTTCCTGACCGACAAGCGCTGGATCGGATTCGATCCGTCCCGGTTGTATGTCACGGTCTACAACGAGGATGAAGAGGCCTACAAGCTGTGGAATGAGAAAATCGGACTGCCAGCCGATCATATCATCAAGACCGGGGACGACAACTTCTGGGATATCGGGGAAGGGCCATGCGGTCCTTGCACGGAGATTTTCTATGATCGCGGCGAGAAGTACGGCACGCTGGAGAATGATCCGGAATGCTACCCAAGCGGCGAGAACGAGCGCTATCTGGAAGTATGGAATCTCGTATTCTCTCAATTCAATCACAACAAAGACGGCAGCTACACTCCGCTGCCGAACAAAAATATTGATACCGGCGCAGGGCTTGAGCGGTTCGCTTCCATCCTGCAGGATGTCGACTCGAACTTCGATACCGACTTGTTCCAGCCGATTATTCAGGCTAGCGCTCGCATTGCCGGCGTAACTTACAAGGAGAATGAGAAGAACGACGTCGCGCTGAAGGTGATTGCCGACCATGTGCGCACGGTGGTATTCGCTGTCGCCGACGGCGTACTGCCTTCCAATGAAGGCCGCGGCTACGTTATCCGCCGCTTGCTGCGACGTGCGGTCCGCTATGGCAAAGTGCTCGGCATCGACCGGCCTTTCCTCGTCGACCTCGTCCCGCATGTCGGCGACGTCATGGGCGGATACTATCCAGACATCGTCGAGAAGCGCGAATTCATCGAGAAGGTCATTCGCAATGAAGAGGAGCGCTTCCACGAGACGCTGGCCGATGGACTGGCCATTCTCGGGGAAATGGCGGAAGCCGCCCGCGCGGAAGGACGGACGCAGATTACCGGCGCAGAAGCGTTCAAGCTGTACGACACCTACGGCTTCCCGCTTGATCTGACGGAAGATTATGCCGCCGAGCATGGGCTGACGGTCGATCATGAGGGCTTCGATGAAGCGATGCAGGCGCAGCGCGAACGGGCCCGTGCCGCGAGACAGGACGGCGCAAGCATGAAGATTCAGGGCGGACCGCTGGCAGAATTGACGATTAAAAGCGAGTTCGTTGGTTATAATGAGTTGGTAACCCAATCCAACATTGTCGCGATGTTCGCCGGCAATGAAGCCGTCGAGGAAGTGAAGGCGGGAGACACAGGCCAGATCGTGCTCGAACGCACGCCTTTCTATGCGGAGAGCGGCGGACAGGTGAGCGATGGCGGCATGTTGACCGCACCGGGGACGGCAGCCGTCGTCGAAGAGGTGTTCAAGGCGCCTCATGGACAGCATGTGCTTGTCGTCCGGGTAACGGAAGGCTCGCTCCGCACAGGCATGACTGTGCAGGCGGCGGTCGCCCGCGCCGAACGGGAAGACATCGTGAAGAACCATACCGCGACCCATCTGCTCCACAAAGCCCTGAAGCAGGTGCTCGGCGAGCATGTCAATCAGGCCGGCTCCCTTGTGGAGGCGGAGCGGCTTCGCTTCGACTTCACGCATCTGGGCGCTATCCAACCGGACGAGCTGCAAGAGATCGAGCGCCGGGTCAACGAGCAG contains the following coding sequences:
- a CDS encoding SwmB domain-containing protein yields the protein MKRALAVLLTAAMAMELSISTALAQSPDEVARADQAWHIITVDSVTPRSGSEDIEIQPQLSMVFGEAVSKSKGHITIKKRSGETMETIAVDSDQVRLDDKRTKAVITPSVKLDYRTTYTVQVDYGTFTSGKGEFLGIYDPTVWSFTTKAEQGIPMLEQLAPARGQKDVRVDANLALTFNEPVWRSEGSILIKTAKDGKVYEAISASSNRISGDGTRSITIDPVLDLKPDTEYIVEITAGALRNGSKQAYPGLQGDNAWRFATGKQDVTAPVLLSASMQNADTIRLTYNEALDPASIPPASRFSVTVNGDSRSIANVAVAGSAVDVKLKNGIAYGQVVRISYTPGKDRNIQDAAGNAAAALDRTPVSDTTDATLPKLQQVTAKGTQIVFEFNKDLDAVSSKAADQFTVWVDGKTRAITRISQDGRKVTLSLLHLITNGQVVKMRYAPDRYPLQDRAGNPVPAISEQYVRNLNDTKPPVLEAAEVNGSVLRLVYNEGLKADQVPHRSHYSVLVNRTARYVQAVQIRGNVVELALDSSVSDHDEVTVSYAPADPRLTDLSGNAAAAFTLAKVANKTDNEAPVLRSASVKGASVTLTFSEKLRESPAPAPSQFSVQADGAGVRVKSASVKDDKVTLALDESVNPYSTVTVSYAPGTNPLRDLTGNAVSSFANAAAANETDGSVRPGDIQPASHDWFLDSGWFVLSSSAADTASDRSRYGQSVKRYTLPASKLKSSFEYVIKNGTRNYLAFDVPVSERAAMVAVPLSALKEVYNKASDAVFSIRYGDILYSVPLRELDFGRLERDWGGSAAYLLLQAEKPTGADANALTSYLQATGANIRVQPVDFYASTYAGSASPRALEAQLEYKVRTTGYVDSGNASAVRYDAALAKAGFVPTVMKQEAGLTVFSFRFKGNQAVAMMDRSKDFQDIRSHWAREAIRELASKYIIEGVSSTAFAPNANITRAQFATLLARSLGLQGDPSAAAGYRDVSTSGKLAPYIGAATKAGIIGGFEDRTFRPNESINREQMAVMLVRAMDYTGYAVTADPGALNKFKDRNKIGRYAVTGVGKAVTSGIVQGMTSTTFDPKGTATRAQAAAMLKRMLQQINYLG
- the alaS gene encoding alanine--tRNA ligase, with the translated sequence MKASEIRAKWLEFFEGKGHHIEPSASLVPHNDPSLLWINAGMAPLKPYFDGRVKPDNPRIANSQKCIRTNDIENVGKTRRHHTFFEMLGNFSIGDYFKEEAITWAWEFLTDKRWIGFDPSRLYVTVYNEDEEAYKLWNEKIGLPADHIIKTGDDNFWDIGEGPCGPCTEIFYDRGEKYGTLENDPECYPSGENERYLEVWNLVFSQFNHNKDGSYTPLPNKNIDTGAGLERFASILQDVDSNFDTDLFQPIIQASARIAGVTYKENEKNDVALKVIADHVRTVVFAVADGVLPSNEGRGYVIRRLLRRAVRYGKVLGIDRPFLVDLVPHVGDVMGGYYPDIVEKREFIEKVIRNEEERFHETLADGLAILGEMAEAARAEGRTQITGAEAFKLYDTYGFPLDLTEDYAAEHGLTVDHEGFDEAMQAQRERARAARQDGASMKIQGGPLAELTIKSEFVGYNELVTQSNIVAMFAGNEAVEEVKAGDTGQIVLERTPFYAESGGQVSDGGMLTAPGTAAVVEEVFKAPHGQHVLVVRVTEGSLRTGMTVQAAVARAEREDIVKNHTATHLLHKALKQVLGEHVNQAGSLVEAERLRFDFTHLGAIQPDELQEIERRVNEQIWNGIGVVIESKPIDEAKALGAMALFGEKYGDIVRVVQVGDYSIELCGGCHVRNTSEIGLFKVVSESGIGSGVRRLEAVTGRHAYQYMESQLDLLKQAAGLLKANAADVPKRVEAMFAREKELARENESLKAKLSSLEAGQLTDRVRSVAGIPVLAAQVDAGGMDALRTTADELKAKLPGSVIALASAADGKVNLVVAVAPELVKQGLHAGKLIKELASVCGGGGGGRPDMAQAGGKDPGKIDDALRLLDELVAKQLESGK